TGATGACCAAAAACGATTTTATGTCAAGAAAACTGATCTTGTCACATCAACTGTAGGCCTAATACTACTGTAGTTAGTGTGACTTTGAGCTTCAAGTATCCTTAACATCTCCCACACAAAGTCACTAAGGTGCTTTGACCTGCTGATATATTTTCTACTGGAATATGACTGCAGGTCTGGCAGTAAATGGCAACTGTCTTCATCAGAATCCCCCTTGGCATAGAATGATAAACAGCCTACAATGTATTGTAACACCACCACCAACTATGTTGAAAAGCATTGTTCAAACAACTTCAAAGAATGATTATGTTAAACGACAACAAGTCATTTTACCTAAGACACATAAATAGCCTCCATTCGTGTCGGAGAGGTTTCTTCTAGTCTGACAAAACACGTTAATGTGCTTGGGAGGGACTGTACTTCTAGTACTACTGCATTAGCTTAGCTAGTTCTACATTGGTACGTCTACTAGAAGTAATGGCACGAATGGTGAAACGCTGACTAAACGTAATACTAGCCATCAACTGTATCTTTATAATAAGTCATCTCGCTACAGTCCCAATACCAAAAGTATAATGTTAGCTTGTTAGTTACTTGCTAAATTACAGTCTAGTATGCAGCTCTGCTAAGAGCTAACTGCTAGCTAGCACTACTACTTAAGTAGGGCTAGCTCAGTAAGTTTACCTTGGGAACAACTGACGATAATCTTGGAGTTGGCAAGTAACTAAAAAACGTACACTAGCTAGTAGTAATCAGATTGCTTTCAATAATAGTCATAGCTGTGGAGTACATATTGTTGAGATGCAGTACTAGGGCATCATTCAGTCTGCAGACAGTGCAACCCTTCCCAGCATCTGACTGTCAGTGTCATCTTGACGACGTAACATCAAAAAGAATCACAAAATAGCTAGGCTAGTCTACAGTATAAAAGGAAAACTAGCAAGCTATTGACTCATTAAAAAGGTATACAGATACAGCTTTAGCAAAGCAGTAAATAACGATTAATAGCAGACGACCTATACTGTAGCAGACGATATATAGCTGTacagtagctaactagcttacACTACTAGCATAAACCGAGGCCAAACCCAGCGACTTCTGATTTCTACTATGGAAGTAAAAGCATAAGTAATGACAACCAATACACACCTTTTCACACTATTTGTGTCATCGGGTTTCATTTTCCTCAAATTCCACAATAGTTGTTATCCTTTTGTTCTTTCATACATCGGCCTTGCGAGCTAGCTCTACCTATATTGTCAACTACTGCTCCTCTCCGCAATATTTACATAGCTGCTGGTTGGATGGTTGACATCTCTTCCTATCGCAGGCCGCAGCGCTCAAAAATTAACCAATCGGGTAATTCTGTGTCAAAACAGACGGAATTCTGGAAAGTATTTGCAGCATCGTCTCAGATTTTGTTCAAAGTTTGTCTAAAGACAAACTTCTCAAAACAAAGGcctgtaaaatatttttttacaattcCAGTGTTTTAATATTTGATTAGATTGTTTTTTATGCCAATGTTTACACTTCCTCTGTGTAAAAACATCCTCTGAACCATTAAAAGTTTGCACTCCTGTTGACTTTATTTAACTATTCCGAAACAGTTATATTTGTGCACCAATAAGGAATCAAGCATAAAGTTTTCTTCAAATACAATATTTTTGATTATTATAATTTTGTGCCAACATAGCCTTGCATACTGCAACATGCAGTAGGATTCAGTAGGACATCCTAGTATTTTTTGGCATACTGCATTTGACATACTACTTGGACATACTAAGGGTGCATGTCGATACCCATACAACCATACTATTTAGAATGCCTGAAACAGATTTAGCATGTCCCATGTCTGGTCTCGAATCAATATTTGATTAGATTGATTGTAGAAAGAATGCCACAAGTGTTTGTCTGTTATATTAGCAAAAGGTGGCTATTCTGAGTAtaacaaatttacatttaacCATTATTCCTTTTTCTATCACATTTTTTACTTGTTCCATGCTTTAATTTGTAAGTACATTGATACCTTAAATGGAATAAAGGTGTTATATAACTTGTGAGCAGTATCAAAACACAATGGGTGAAGTATAATGTAGGTTTATCTTTTGACTTCCAACATGATAGCACGTTATAGCAAACTTTGTAATCGGACACACAAACTTAAATTAGCTATAAACTTGTGTCAATGCACATGTATTGTTTGGCACAAAGAAAACTACTTTTTGTTTAAATCATTGGCTTTATGAATATCCTTTATGACAACAtatttcattttcttttgaCAATGACAGCAAGACAAGAGAGGGCATATTACATGATGCCTATACATCCAATAAGTTAAATTAGTATTTAATTATATTTACATACCAAAACAATAACATTCAGTACATAGTCATGCTCAAACTCAAGACTACAGCAAGTCCAGTTTGTCCTTGAACATATTCTCAGTCAAGGGCTAGTGCCTGACACCCTTAACACTACATAAATATTTGCATCCCCCTTTGATGGAGACACACTGGTGAGACCCGTTTTTGGTTTGGTTAATTAAGTTACCACTAGCAAATTATTATTAAATACAGGAAGATGGCCAGTAACTGCCTGTACACGGATGTGAACATCCTGTAAAATATTCCAACTATTGAATCAATAATTCTATCACaatattatttttgtattttttttctcaaagaccAGTACAGCACAGTCATAAAATATACACATATTACATAAGAAAGTGACAAACACATTATAAGACACTCGTGCtttgaaagaaaattatttCAAATACAATTTGTAAAGTGGCACATCAAACCCACAACAGTGCATCTTAACAACTTTTCTGTAAGCTGAATGCTGTATGAAAGGCTCTTCAAAACTATAATCAAATAAGGCAACATTTTCAGACAGTTTGTCGGTTTTAATGTCTTTAAAGCCTATTTGAAATCGCTAATCAACTACAGTCCCTACGTGACCTGCAGCATAACCAAAACATTTGTTCATATAAAGGGAAACAATGGCTACTGTTAGCTCTATTCAAGTTCTACTTCATTCTCAATCCCAAACTCCTTAAAAGGTTTAACTGCAAGCAATCAAATTTGACAATATTGTGTCTGTCAAAGTATTAGATGTGTCTGATTAAATCCCTTGTCGAGCACATACACTGGAGAAGCATTGGGAAGGTAGGAACAACTTTGATCATTTTGTAACAACGGATTTGGAAACCGTTGACAACCCAACAATTGTCTCAAATTTTGATGCACCTCTGCAAGGAAGAGACTTAAGTCCATAACGTTCAAAAGCTCATGAGTGCGTCCCGCTCTTGAACGCTGGTGTAGAAGGGTTTTCCAAAAACAAAAGAGTGCAGTCCTGCCCTCAACTTCTCAGCAAAGGCCATGATGATATTTAGGTCACCCTCTACCATTAGGTCCAGATCTGTCTTCAAGTTGCGCAAGGAGCGGAATGGCTTCTTTCCCTTTTGCCTGTGAGAACATACAGTGTCATGGTTAACAACGAAATATTGGGCACTGCAGAAGTAAAAAAGGTTAGTCTCTATAAACAGTATGACTTCAGTCTCGGTTCTGCAGTTTATATGCAAGACATTTTTTGGCAAAAACATTTAGGTCAGGGTTTTGGGGTTGAGGTCAGGGTTTTGTGCAAGCGGTCAGGTTTTTCCACACCAAACTCGCACAAATTAGTTCTGTATCAAGACCTCACTTTGTATGTTTTATTTCGCATAAAAATGTATTTCGGTGGAACTAAGAGGTTTAGACACAAAACAGTCCCACTGCTTTTTCGTATGTAGACTTCTCCTTGCATTTGTCAAATCCACTGCTAGATGGTGCATGATTATCACTACAGAGAATGCTTTTCCTCTGTTTTGCAGTCCAATGGGCAATCCATACATCCTTCCAGTCAAAGCTTGGCATTGTGCATGGAACAAGAAACATTGACCATGGAACATGGAATAGAACATGGAAACCCATTCCATAAAGCTCCAGAGATTTCTTGCTTTGTGTTTAGTTTAGTGATTCAGCACTAACTTGAAGAGGCGTCCCAATACCTTTGGCCATGCAGCATATATGTTTTTAAAGAACTCCGTCATACTACTTCCGTCATTCATACATCTACGCAATCAATGTATCAAAATACATTTCGACATAACCTTGCCATCACCACAGCACATGGTTATATCGTATCGTTGTATTTGAAAACGGAGCTAGCTGAGCTCATCTTGAGAGGAGCAGTGGCGGGGTCTGTACTCACGTCTCGTCCTCGATGTATTTAAGCAGCGTGAGCGCCTTCCTGTGGAGCAGGAGCAAGAACTGGGCCAAGTATGTGCTCCGCAGGGAGAGGCCGGGCTTCAGCATGAACACCTGGGGAACAGGAGATTGGTTAGCTTGGAAAGCTCACACATGCTGGATAATCTTTTGGGGTGATTAAACCAAAATATcaactttatttacatttacatttagtcatttagcagacgctcttatccagagcgacttacagtaagtacagggacattcccctcgaagcaagtggggtgaagtgccttgcccaaggacacaacgtcatttggcacggccgggaatcgaactggcaaccttcagattactagcccgactccctcaccactcagccatctgactccctactccAACTTTATGTTTAGGCCTTACGTTCTTACCTCATCTATAAAAGACTTAACGAGGGTGTCTTTGTGCATGACATCCTGAAAGATGTTTCTAGAAGAGAGAATATCACAGTGTAAGTGACTGATTACATTGACATCGTTACATTTATATACAGAGTCTCCCGCAGTACTTTGCagctaaggcggccgcctaagtaACACaggcctgccgccttaactacgtcgtcAAAAAACTATATTgatatccgccgtgttactctgtcctgttttctccctttcattcaCTCAAAacgtgaccaacgccagtctcttctctgcagaacgcattagtctatcgccCCTATGTATCTAGTGAATTGCCTACGATAGCTGCTCAGAGTAGAAGAAGGGCATACAGATCCGGGGTGAAGGTCTCAGCAGTGTGGATGAAGGCCTCGGGCGTGATCTCCTCTTCGCTGACGGCACGCCAGAGGGCACTGAGCTCAGAGCGGATGTAGCGGCGCTGGTTGTACATGTGCTCATGGCATGGGGGCATCTGCTTCACGGTGTTGATGTCCACGTCGATGTGCGTTGTCGGGTAGGGAGAGTACAGCACCTGGCGGAAGGGGAGAACAAAGCTGCCGGTGGAATCCTGGGGAACGGAATGAACAGGGAGGGAACCATCATCATACATTAGCAGCTTGTTATTACAATACCCTATTGAGCTCATTGTCACCCTGTGGCATAGAGAAATGAAATGTAAATCCTTTTTTGCACGATATTTGTTAGTAATACAAAGAACTGCTAATGTCTAATATTATATAGTCTAATAACActgaacacacaaaacactttattttacacaaagatATGAAGAACACTTTAAACATTATTAAACCATTTCAATCAATGTCACAACAACACATTTCCATCTGATCCTAGAATCTATGTACCAGCAGAATTAGCCACGAGTAACTCCTGATTGGCCATGGCTGTCCTAGCGGTACCAAAGTCCTTGTTGTCACCAATATCTTATCTAGACAATACCTATCTGAATGGAATCCACATGTCACTGTCAACTCCAAAAGGACAAAAGGATCACATCAATCACATAAGGACCTTCATAGTGGTCCAGTTGATATAGCAGAACAAATGAAATATAATATTACTAATAATTCATTTATGAAAAGAATATCCCCACCCTATGAATATGGGTACAAATAACATGTTTATCCATTGACGCCGTCTGATCTTTTAATTCCCCAAATGAGAGGGATCAAAAATAACTCGTTTGtatcctacaaagaaaactgaACAAAGAAATATTTCATTTCATATTCATGAACTATTGCAGGCTAAATAATCCATGTGGGTGACTGTGGGTACCTTGAGGAGGCCCTGGACAAACAGCCCAGTGTCGTATTTGAAAGATGAGTCAGCCTTGCACAGACGGGAACACTTCCTCTCAgaaggggtgaggaagagacaCAGCGTACGCACAATCTAGGCAGAAAACAAGAACGTGTTCGGGCGTTTTTCGACAGAACATGCACTGCGCTTGCCGCTTGGTTCAGCGCACATCTGACTCGTGTTTGGGGAAGTCGTGGCGGACAGCACAAAAATAGCAGTTTTCTTCAGGGGCTATGTCACTACATGTACTAGGCAATCTTGTTGTTGCCGATGTGCATATATTCTCAATTAAGAAGCGTTAATAGGTGTGTAGAGCTATTGAGAGACACTCAATGTTTAGGCAACACTACACATTAGGGATGCCACAATTCTCAATATCATACTGAACCGTTCTGACATCCACGGTTAAAAACACACTTGTGAATTACGTTTATTTTTCGCTTTTTTGCGTTTAAATAATTCAGTGCGTTTTATTTCTCTCTGCCCGCTGAGAAGAGGAAACGTCTCCCCTGCAAGTCACTATGTACTAAAGATTTTTTTGTGTGCTTTTAAGTAAAATAAAGAAAGAGTATGCAATAAACAAAAATCTGATTTGCCAAGCCAGCAGAACCGAACCAAACCGAAAACCTTGGATAAAACCAAGGTATTTACTGAACCGTGGGCAGACTGTATTGTTGCATCCCTACTACACATACTGCCTACCTAAAAGCTACGTGACTGTTAGAATAAACCTACTTGGTTCAAACGTAAGGCTTTCCTCCTGAAGTCTCAGTACAAACATAAACTTGTGTCATACAATGCAGGGCcttcaaacacaaacaacaccaaCTTTTCCTCCAATTTGCCTTTGGGCCTAATTTCTATTGGTTACGCAGGTATTTGTCACAGCACGCAGCGTCCAAGTATCCTTTAGGCGCAACTCACAGTGAAAGAAATTATGATGAAATCTTGTATCACAAATAACATTGTGTTTATGTCAGTACCTTGTTCACTTTGTCCGGGTTGCTTCCAACCACCATTGAGCAGCCACAGGTTTGGAGGTGAGAGCTAATGGCTCTGAAACCAACAAGCACATACAGACTCAGTTTGCAACAGATAACAGTCCAAGGCACCATAGGTCACCTTATTGGGATTTAATATAAATCAAGCAATTCAGCAACAGCAAAAACTAATCTACCAGAGCCGGATGCTGAGCTACTTTGTGAGAAGTAGCTTTCATGTCATGACATGTCACTGCCAATGAGAAGTTGCAGACTACTACGCATTTGATAATTGGTCTGGTGATGCCAGGCTAACCAGAAAGCTTACTTGTGCAGGAAATCCTCATGGCAACTGTCCCCAATGTCGTCATCATTTAGGACAGTGTCTTTAATCTAACATAACAAGAAGAAAAAGTAATGTCTGAAATTTCTCAACAGAAAAGTCTGGGTCGACACTTCTATCGACTGACATAGTGTGCTAGAGTTTCACTGACAATTAATTAAATCTCTTGGGATGAGTCCAAGGACTCATTCAAGACAAAACAATAGCAGTTCATATCAAGAAGAAGTGTTCTACAAAGAATGACATGAGGTTTGCAGAGCATGCTTACATCTATGTCCTCAGTAACGCTGTGTGTCTTCATTGAGGACAGTAGCTCCATAATGGGGACAATCTCTGATGACAGCACTGAGATGATGTTGTAGCCCTACACGGTGAAGACATTTTGGTTGTATTCACTGTACATAGCCTTTGATCATTTTGATGTTACTAATATAACTTGGAGTAATATCATAATTCATCATAATACACTGATGCACAATTTCTTCCTGCTAGTTAGGTAACAACACTATTACCTTGAAGTTACAGATTTCCTTTTAATCCGTACACTGAACTAGTTGTTGGTTAGACGGTACACTAGCATGGCCAGTTCTGTATAAATAATTGTGGCTGGACTCAACAGGTTTACTTCCTGCATCCTGAAAAAGGACTCGacaattttttaaataatttttacatgtattcacttGTTGAGCACTGATTAACAGTCCGACAACATAGTTCCCAGGATTATAGTTCCAAATTATAAAAAAAGGGAAACTTTCAAAGATTCACTAGACTCCGATATATACTAGTGCTCCTTAATAGACTCACCAAGTGTAACATAAAGTTTGGAGTACTTCAGATCATAGTACATCCACTGCTGGTCAATAGATTTGATTCTAGATATGGTTTCAGCACACTGAGATTTTGGCCCAACTGAACGAACCCGTCAGAAGTGAATTATTTAAGCCATCTACCTTTTGCATCCAGATGCGTCCCTTCCGGATGATGTGTTTGAGCCTCTCCACACAGACGGTGTGCAGAGGCAGGTAGAAGCCCAACTCTGCTTGTGGCAAGAT
The Osmerus mordax isolate fOsmMor3 chromosome 9, fOsmMor3.pri, whole genome shotgun sequence genome window above contains:
- the c9orf72 gene encoding guanine nucleotide exchange factor C9orf72 homolog, with translation MSSGCPPQSPAVAKTDVTVEGECPLLAATFAYWDNILGPRVRHIWVPRCEQSLFLSDGEVTFLANHTLNGEILRSAECGAVDVKFFVLAEKGVIIVSLIFDGELKGDKNTCALSIILPQAELGFYLPLHTVCVERLKHIIRKGRIWMQKGYNIISVLSSEIVPIMELLSSMKTHSVTEDIDIKDTVLNDDDIGDSCHEDFLHKAISSHLQTCGCSMVVGSNPDKVNKIVRTLCLFLTPSERKCSRLCKADSSFKYDTGLFVQGLLKDSTGSFVLPFRQVLYSPYPTTHIDVDINTVKQMPPCHEHMYNQRRYIRSELSALWRAVSEEEITPEAFIHTAETFTPDLNIFQDVMHKDTLVKSFIDEVFMLKPGLSLRSTYLAQFLLLLHRKALTLLKYIEDETQKGKKPFRSLRNLKTDLDLMVEGDLNIIMAFAEKLRAGLHSFVFGKPFYTSVQERDALMSF